Part of the Paenibacillus guangzhouensis genome is shown below.
GCACCTTCTGACAGGTAAATGCTTTTCGAAGGTATGGCGGGATGCAAGCGAGATTTATCAATTGCATGAAGCAACATCATAGATCGAACAGAACAGGCTGCCGTTAGGATAGTCTGTTTTGTTTTGTGTACACAGATGATTGCCATGCTTACCGCGTTTATAAAATCTTACGCAAGCTAAAAAAAGCAGGGACTCAGAATTTAAGAGTTCCTGCTTTTCAAGTGATGCGCCGACTGGGGACCAGCGGATGTACTGCACTTTCTCTCCATCATCATTGGATTTATAAAGTGACAGGATAAAATTGATCACTTTCGGAAAATGCTTTGGCCTGCAGACATACTAGAGCACTGCGGATACCGTCTTTCAGCGGGGCTACAGATTCGGTCGTTTTGCCTTGCATCAGGTGTACAAAGTTACGCATGAGTACGATATCTCCGCCGCCATGACGCGAACCTTGATCATCAAGTCGTACGATTGTTACTTTGTCACTCATATGGTCAAATACTTTGATTTCATTGGTGTAGAAATCGAATTCCACAGTGCCTTTGTAGCCGTATAGCCTTGCCCCGCGGCGCCCAGCCTTTTTGCGGGCAAAGAAGTTCTGTGAATACGTGACGTGCATGCCGCTCGCATAGTTCACAATCATGCTGCCGGAGTCTTCGTTGCCGGTGTCTACCGCAAAACCGCAATAATCGCTGCGCGGCGTGTCATTGCGCAGATGAATGATATTGTACGTGCTGTCCATGCAGGTTTCCCATTTGTCGCATTCGCTGCAGCGCAGGCCGGCTGGCATATCCCCTTTGTAAATCTGTTTGGACTTCATCGCGCACACGTTCACCGGTTCTTCGCCTAACAGATAGTTGATGACGTCGATATCATGCGTTGCTTTTTGCAGAAAAAGCCCATTCGAAGCGGATTCATCGCGGTACCAGTCATGGAAATAGACAAAGCCATAGGTTACATCGTTGAACGCCTGTACATGCTCCACCTTGCCAATCGTGCCGGCATCCAGAATACGCTTGACTTCCTGCACTAGCGGCGTGACGCGCAGTGGGAAAGATACAACCGTGGGAGCTGTTGCTACCGCTTCACACTCGGCTAGTGTTCTCAGATCTTCCATCGTCGTCGCTACCGGTTTTTCCAAAAACAACGGCAGATTACGATTCAGTACCTTTTGAGCGAAAAAAGTATGCGTATTGCAGTTCGTACCCACGATCACGCCGTCCAGCTTCTCATTATCCAGCATGTCGTCTGCATCCGTATAAAAGGTAATCGTATCGGGATTCATCTCGCAGCTGCGCAGAAGTCCGTCGATTTTATCGATTCCCATTTGGTGCATTTCTTCTTTGGAACCGTCTTTTCTCATCAAAGCCCGCACGCGCTCATGGTCGGGATCTGCTACTGCTTTGATCTGTACTTCATATGGCAGCGCGAACAAGTCATCCATGAGCATATCGATCCGCACGCCATATCCAATAACACCAATATTCAACATAAGGAGAACCTCCCGTTATTTTCTCAATTCCATTTGTATACGCTCTCCGGCTGAAAGGGGGACAGTCTTCATACATGCAAAGTAGTGATGCGTTACGCGCTGAGCGTCGGTACGTTCGTCCGCAAGCAGCGTAACCATCGTACTGTATGCGGTAGGATTATACATTTCCATGGATACAGAATCCTCATTCCACTGTGTAACCAAGCATTCCACATGGTCAAATACTTGCAGTGTGCGGCTTGCGAAATCCACATATACGCCCGGTACTTCTACAAAGGTAAGCAGCATGGAAACTTCCGGCCAGTTGGAACCATAGAGGAATTCCCCAACCGTTTCTTTGCCTTCCCAGTCACTTGTCTGTACACGCTCGTTCATGTAGCCTGGAGGCAAATATTGCTTCTCGAGCGTAAGCTCCGGATCTTCTGCCAGAGATACATACTGCGGTAAGCTGTGTGCAATAGCATGTAGATCATGTAGATATTTTGCTTTGCCTGTAAAGCGATATAGCTTGAGAAGGCTGTTGCCTGAAAGTGTACAAATACCAGGCGCAGAGTGTTTGTTCTGTGCGTTGGCAAACACCGTGCCGCTGCTGTGCACACCGCGCTGTGCCGCGGTACTGTGCGCAGGGAACACAAAGTCATAGCTCATGACCCACGTCATGGCCATTTCGCAGGTTTCTTCCGCATAAGTAAGCCATATGCTCTTGTGCGTCGTTTCATACAGCTGCACATAGCTTTCCAGCATGGCGAAAGCCGCTTCGCTATCCGGCGCTTGACAGATTTCCCCAGGACAGCCGTTCAGCATTCCTTTTATTACATAGTTGTTGTAATAATACTCCCCGAGCTGCTCTGCAACACTACGGTATTCCGTACTCAGGAAATATTCGCTTGCCAGTGCCAGGGCGCCTACGGCCATACATGCTCCGGCTGAATTACCGACTACGATTTCTTCTGTTGCCATATCAATAAACTGTCCGAGTTGACCATATTTTCGGAACAGCCGTACAAAGGCATCGCAAAGCGCCTTTACGGGTTGCTCAAATTCGGTCGTAGAATGGTAATTGTCCGAAAGCCAGAATAGCTGCTTTAGCACGAAATATAGCAAATCGGCATTTTTGCGAACTAACAGAATGGTATCGGGGTTACTGTCGCCGCCGTCGCCATAAAATTTCCCGTTACCATACATTCCGAATATCCATCCGCTAGGGTGCTGTAAGCGCGAGAAAATAAAGCGGAGCGTAGACAGCGAGCGCTCCCGCGCTTCGGATGAATCTTCGATCAACAACGGATAGCTATTCATGCCTCCGCCAATCCAGCCGGCCTGCCAGCACTGCTGATGGATGTTCCAGTTGGTTCCTACAGAGTAATATCCTTCTTCCGTATAGTTTTCCTTTTGGTATTTTTCTTTGATGCTTGTATAGGCCTTATAAAACGGAACATTAAAGAATTGATTTGGGGATTCCAATGTTGTCTTGGTGCTGTTTACGAATTTGAAAAAGTCCGGCAAAGATATTTGCTGCGAGTGAAAGACGCAGACCGTCAGCGTTAGGGATTGACCTTGTTTAAACCAAGCGCCGGTATCTTGTGAAGGAGCTGTAACGTCTGGGCGAAAGCCATGTCCGTCGTTTTGGTCCCCAAAAAAATATGCGCTAGTCTCGCGCACGCCTGGAACAGAAAGCACAAAAGAAGCTTTGCCATCGATTTGATGTTCATCAACGGTAAAGCCTGTATAATAACTGCCGCATTGGTGCGTTCCGAGTAGAACAGAACCGGATTGGCGGTTAAAATCATAGAACCCACATAGGGGCGATGCCATATCACCAGAAAGTAAAGAAATTTGTGATGTTCTGTTCTCCATATCCAGATGAGGAATGCTGGTAATGACTTCGGCCTCTGTAAATGGGCTGTTGTGGGGAGGCTCATAATAAGGCGGGTAGGGAAGAGGTAAGCTTACAAAACGATTGCCATTATAAACCGCCCCGGGCATCAACACATAGTTGCTTTTTTCCCATTGCTCCGTTGCCATCGAAAATGAAAAATTCATCGGATCGGTTGTATCTTCATGAAAGGACAGGATAATATCCAATCTTTGTCCATGCGGAAGTCGTTCCGTAGTTATGAGCGCACGGCATGGGAACTGTGAAAAAGCAACCTCGTTATTTTCGAGCTTCACATCAACGATTTCTGAGTCTAGCACTTCACTGCCAGTAAAAGATTTACACATAAGAGAATAGCGCATGTCGGTTTCCTCTCTTTAGGCTTATTAAATAGAAATCCGGTGTACGATATAAAGAAATACACCGGATTTCACAATGGATCGTGAGATTATTTTTTTGCTTTCCAAGCGTCATATTGAGCCTGTTTTTCTTTGATAATGTCGTCCACGCCGGCAGTTTTTAGACGCTTCAGGAATTCAGGTAATGCTTTAGCTGGATCTACAGAACCGGAGCTGAGTGCAGGAATCAACTCCGTAGTAACTGCAGTACAGTTTGCCACCTGCGTCTTTACTGGCGTTGGGTCGAATACAAAGCCCGTTACCGGTGAAATTTCTGCTGTTTTGTCAGCTTCAAAGACCAATTTTTGGGTCGCTTGTTGAATTTCGCCGTCTTTGTTCTTGTCATAGTTCGCACGCTTAAAGTCAGGGCTGTAAGATTGGCCAAGTTGCCATTCGTTAAAGTTGAAATTGTATTTGCCTTCAATCATCGTAAACTTGCCATTTTCGTCGTATTTGTAGTCAACGCCCTCTTCACCAAGGGTAATCAGTCTGAACAGGTCATCGTTGGTATTGAGCAGTTCAACTAACTGCAAAGCTTTTTCAATATGTTTGGACCCGGAATTGATTGCAATCGCTGCAGTAGAAGCGGCGCCCGCAGGAATCATCGTGCGAGTCGTGGAGACGGTTACGGCAGGCGCATTGCCTGCGCTTTTCGTCATCGACATATTGCTGGCATCAGGGTTACCAGGGTATTCAATGCTGTCAGGCCAGCTGCCCGTTTTCTCAGCGACAAATTTGGCTGCTTTACGGTCAGGAGAAGTATCTTTTACGGTTGCGCCATCTTTGCGAACATAACCTTTGTTGAACCAGTCGCGCATAATTTCAGTGTACTTCTTGAATTCTTCCGTCTCAAACTGGTTGATGACTTTGTCTGAACGATCAAGGTTAATCCAGCCAGGGATGCTCGTATCACCTACGGCTTCCATGTTCCATAGCAGCGGATTGCTGGCGAACAAGCTGTCAATGGAGCTGGTTTCAAATCCGATCATACCTTTGTGTTTTGCCAGCGCATCGCCAAGGAAAGGTCCGATCTTTTCAAGTGCCTCAATGGTAGGCATGCCTTTCAAGGCTTTCCAATCAAAACCGGTTTCATCTACAAGGTCAGAACGGAATTTAAAGCCTTCGCGTTTGGCAGTGCCCCACTGTTGATAGTTCACGAGTCCATAGATCTTGCCATTTACTTTAACGCCTTCCCATAGTCCTTCAGGGATACGGGAATAGGTTTGCGGTGCATATTTAGGAATGAGGTCCGTCAGATCGGCATAAGCGCCTTTGGCGGCGTTTTCAAAGAAGTTGATGCCACCCCAGTTAGCCGTGAAGCTGAGATCCCAATCGTCGCCGGAATTGATCATCAGGTTCATTTTCTCGGCATACGTACTGCTGTCTACGAGAATTAGATTCAGTTTGGCATTCATTTCTTTGCCAATAATTTCGTTGGCTTTCTTCATAACGCGGTCAAAGTCATTGACAGGGCTGTTCATCATGTAGAAATTGAGCTCAGTGACCTCTTCCTTAGCTGGAGCAGGGCTCTCAGCGGATTCACTGGTAGTGCCTGCATCTTTCTGACCGCAGCCGGCCAGCAGCATGGTTAACAGCAGTGTTACGGACAACAGAATCGCAGAACATTTTTTCATTGTCGTTCCCCCTAGATTTTTATATATAATTTTCCGGTTGGTTTACCGGTAAAATTACTCTTTTACAGCACCGATTGTCAAACCTTTTTCAAAATACTTCTGCAGTAAAGGGTAGAGCAAAATAATCGGACCGATGGCGAGTACGCAGGTTGCCATACGCGCGCCTTCACTAGGCAGCATGCCAATAGCTGCTTCCATCGATTGTGAAGCCTGGGCGTTCGACTGCAAATATCCAATATTGTTCATTAAGGATTGCAGCAGATATTGCAGGGGACGCAGCTTCGGTGATTCGATATAGAGTGAGGCGGTCATCCAGTCATTCCAGTATGCAATGGCTACGAACAAACCGATGGTCGCAAGCGACGGTTTGGACAGCGGTAATGCAATCCGGAAGAAAGTACGGATTTCACCCGACCCATCGATGCGTGCGGATTCAATTAACGACTCCGGAATCGTACGGAAGAAGTTTTTCATAATCAGCACGTTAATGGTCGATACCAGATAGACAATAATCAGCACCCAGATGGTGTCCTTCAGATGCAGGATACGCGTCAGCAAAATGTACTGCGGAACAAGACCGCCGTTGAACAGCACTGGAAGATACACAAATAAAGTGAGCGCTCTGCGGTGAGTCACCTCGGGACGTGTCAGCGAATACGACAGCATGGAAGTAATCAGCAGATGCAAGAGTGTGCCGACAACCGTCACAAAAATCGTAACGGCATAGGCATTGAGAATAGAGCCTGCTCCGCTGAATACATACTGGTAAGCTGCCGTACTGAACTCTTTGGGCCAGAAGCGATATCCGTCCAGCATCAACGATTGCTCGTCCGTAAACGAGATGGATACAACCAACAGCAGCGGAAGGATGCAGGCAAGGCTCAGTGCAATGAAAATAAGATGGATCGTTATTTTTGAAAAATGTAGCTTTTTAAGTAGCATGTATTTCCCTCCCAAGTAGAAACGCTATCCTGTCAGATCGTTTAGAATAGTGCGTTGTCGGGATCTTTCTTTTTAATGATGTAGTTAGAGATCAATACAAGGAAGAAGCCAACGACCGCTTGATATAAACCAACTGCAGATGCCATGCCGTAGTCATTGACCTTTTTGAGCGAACGGAATACAAGGGTGTCGATAACGTCTGTTGCTGGGTAAAGAGCACCCGCATCATTCGGAAGCGTGTAGAATCCGTTCCAGTCGCCTAGACCGCCATTGAATAATTTACCTACCCACAGCAGTGAAAGAACAATGATGGTCGGTTTCAGAAGCGGTAATGTAATATGTTTAATGCGTTGCCACTTCGAAGCGCCGTCCAATTGTGCAGCTTCATAGTAATCGGGGTTAATTCCGGCAATTGCTGCTACATATAGCACCGAGAAGTAACCGACATTCTTCCATAGATAGGCAATGGGTAAGATGAAGCGCCAGTAAGACGGTTCACTGTACCAGTAAATGGCTTCTCCGCCGTTTGCGGTAATCGTGCTGTTGATAATGCCACGGTCAACGCTGAGCAAGCTGAAGAGAATGTACTGGATGACAATCCATGAGAGAAAGGTTGGCAGCAAAATGGAACCTTTATAGGTAGCAGAGGTAACTTTGTTTTTTACTTCACTTAATAGAATAGCTATTGCCAATGCACAAAGTGTAACGGTAACAGCTTCTAGTAGATTGTAAAAAAGCGTATTAAAGGTAACGGTTCTTGCTGCGTCGGATTTAAAGAAAAACTCAAAGTTTTTGAACAACGGGTCCATCCATGGACTTCCGAAAATACCATCCCGTGCATTGTAATCTTTGAAGGCAATGATCACGCCGGCCATCGGAATGTAAAATAAAATCGTAATAAAAATTAAACCAGGCGCCATCATGAAATAGAAAGGTGTCTGGCGGCGCGCGCTACGTAAAGCTCTGTAGGATTTGCCCTTTCGTGATGGCGTTGTAATCGTCTTCATTTTATTCACTCCTCTCTGTGCATCATTTGTACGTCTGCTATCAGTGTAGTTTAGGAAGATTTTCATACTCAACAAACAAATATGCTGTTCTTTTTGTTTTTCAACACAAGGAATCTCTAAAAACTAACGATTTCTACAAACTGTTATAAATCGTTGAGGCAATTTTTATTTCACACTATAATATGAATTGGCATTCATCATACTAGGGAGTCGCATGGTTAGGGGGACATAATGAAGCTAGCATATAAGATCAAAAACCGTAGTACTAGCTTTCTACGCAAAGCCTTTTTTTCTTTTTTGATTATCACGATCATCATGACTGTTTTACTTACGACTTTTTTGACGTTAACTTATTTACGCACGACGAATGCATTGATTAGCCGCTATAACGACAAATTGATTGCACAGTCGAATTACAGTATTACCTATCTGGACGAGAGCGCAAAAAGATTAGGCCAGGCGCTTTATAGCGACAACCATATCACTGAATTTTTAAACATGAATGAACATGATGAGCGCGTGGCTCTCTTAGCAAGCAGGGTGATAGACAAACATTTCCTGACCCTGAAAGATATCGACAGCGTGTATCTTTACAATGCGGGCTTGGACTTGTTCTACTCCTCACGGAGCGGTGAGCGTAAATCGGCATCCGAATTTTCAAATCAAGCGATCGCAAATTTATTAACCGATAAAGATTTTGTAGCTGCATATCGCGGCCGCCCTATCGTGGCATCCGTCGATGAAGCAACACAATCGGCGAATGTATGCTCCTATATACTATTTGAACCGGGCGCCACTGCAGCGGGGTTGAAAAATGCCATTGTTGTCAATATTCAGACGAAAGCGCTTACGAACTCTATTCAAGCGATTAATCGCAGTGATGCTGTACCAGAAACGTCTTTTTTGGTGGTGGATGCCAATGGTTCGATATTAAGTATGGCACTCTCACCGGAATTCGGTCATGACATGAGTGAAGTGCGGGCATTAAGCCGGAAAGCACAGGAACTGGACGGCAGCAGCAATCAGGTGCGCAAAATTGACGGGATCCGTTACCTTGTTTCGAGCAGCAAAAGTAATGCAAACAACTGGTACATTATGGGTGTTACGCCTGTCAAAAAAATATTTAAAGATGTCATTACAGCATCGATCGTATCGGTAGGTATAGCAGTAGCTGTATTCATTTTTTGTGCCGTCATTTGTCTATTTCTAGCACGCAGGTTGAACAGCCCGATCCAAGCCATTACGAAAATGATCAACGGGGAGGCACCCGATCGAAGCGACCCGCTTGTGTCCCAAACGGAAGAGTTTCAAGTGATTCTATCTGTATTCGAATCCATGAAAGAGCAAAATTCGCAGCTCGATAAAATCATGCGTGAAACAGGCTATGCAGCCAAACAAGATTTTCTAAATGCGCTGTTAAGCGAGAGTACAACATACTCGATGAAAACAGTGCAGAGTAAACTGCAAGACTTGCAACTGGACTATATCGTCTCCAACCAGCTGTGCATGTGCTTGTTCAAAATTGATAATTACAGCGAGTTTATGTCGCGAAATAGTCAGAAGGAACGTTGGGCATTGCGCTATGCTATCGTGAACATCGCCACAGAGATTACAGAAAATTACGGTAAATGCGAAATTTTCAGCTGTGATTCCGACAAATTCGTGATGCTGATGGACTGTGACCATGTATCGCAATATAAGGTGCTGCAGGATGAGGTGGAACGTATTTTACGAGAAATACAGTGGAATACGCAGAAGTATCTTCATATTTCGCTGTCTATGGCGTACAGCACCATGTTCCAGGGTCTTGAGCATTTGCCGAGCATGTATAACAATATGAAGGGTTCTATTCTTCTAAAAATGCGATATGGACATGGCTGCATCATCACGCCTTATATGATCGATGAGATCAATACTGATGACTTCCACGTTTCAGTCAAAAAAGAAGAACAGCTGATCGAAAAAGTGCTGGAGGGTGACGATAAAGAAGCTAGTGTGATCTATCAATCTATTAGTCAACAGCTGTATCAATATACGTACAACGAGGTTTTGTTCAGCATTGTACATTTAATTTACAGAATCTATTCTGGTGTGCTCAGTAAGATGCCTGCCATAAAGGACAATCAGGATATAACGCTGCAGGCGTTTTTACTATATATACAACATGCAGAAGTCGGTGAAGATATTGATCGTTTAATGAATTCGTTTCTACAAAAGCTCAGCAATGAGGTAACTGCGATCAAAAACACATCAAGTAGTAACGACTTTCTAATGCAGCGCATTCTAGGAATGGTAGAACAGGAATATGCCAACACCGAACTTTGCCTTAGTTCCATTGCCGAAAAATTGCGCTTGTCACCGAATTATGTTGGTCATTTATTCAAAGCGGCACATGGGCAATCGATTGCGCAATACATTTTTGATTTCCGCATGCAAAAACTAGACGAATATATGCGCAATACGAAATTGTCTTTATCGACCATCATCGAAAAGGTAGGGCTTGAACGGAATAATTATTTTTACACGCGATTTAAAAAGCATTTCGGTATGTCCCTTAGTGAGTACAAGATTCAGCTCGGACAAGACATCGATCGTGATTAATTGATAAAAAAGAGGCTTAGCGATTCATCGTAAAGATAGAATCCGCGAAGCCTCTTTTTTTGCAACAAAATGGAACAAAACAAAAGGAATTAGAGATTGTATTAAAAATATGAGTAATATCACACAATGAAAAAGTTGCAAAAACAGCAAAAAACATCAAAAGTAATAGATTTTGTGATTGCTGGTTTGAGATCCGCTTGGCTACAATGCAGTAAATTAGCTGCATTTTAACGAAGGGGGGACTCATGGATAGGATTAAACTCTAAAATGATGTAAGCGCTACATTCTTTGTGTATGGGTCATGCGACAAGTAACAAAATGAATCGTTCGAATCAAGACATCGGGAGGATAGAGAATGCGACAACGAATCTCCGTAATTCTTGCAGTAATTCTATGTATAGCGATTTTGCCTGTAAGTGGCTTTGCAGCTTCGGCTAATCTAAAAGCAACTTATGATAAGGGCGTAGTTGCCATCGATGGTAAAGGATTTGAGGCAAGTAAGGATTATATCGTAAGAGTGGTTGATCAAGGAAATGAAACCCTTAAAGCGATGGGACAGGTTCATGCAAATGCAAATGGCGTCATTACGGGTTCGATTACGACAGGCGCTTTGGGAAAGGTAGAAGAACATGTTGTATACGTGAATGGAATGGATGGACCATTGGTTTCATCAGCGACTTTGAATGGAAAGGTTGATCCCAATCCTCCAAAACCGGATCCAAAGCCAGATCCAACACCAAAGCCTGATCCAACGCCGAGCCAAGAGCCAACCATCAAAGATGGTTATATATCTTATACTCAAGTAAAGCCTGACAAGGATGGAAATGTAAAAGTTGAAATGAAAGATGGTCATGTAGATTCAGCGCTGAATCATGCTCCAACAGATGAACGTGGCGTGAAACAAATCGTAATCCAAATCGAAACGACAGGTAACGTGAAGCAACATACGATCACGATTCCTGTAGGAAAGATCGCAGCCAAGTCTGAACAGATCGATGTCACAGTCAGTACGGGCTTTGGTGATATTGTATTAACACATGACGCGATGAAATCCATGGCAAAGAATATCAATAGTAAAGTAAATGTCGTCATAACCCCAATGGATAAGAGCAGACTTTCATCAATCGCTAGCGAAACTATAGGCAACAGAACAGGTGTGCATGTATCTCTTTTCCAAGAAGGCAAGCCGGTAGGTGCTGATATCAAGATCGCGATTGACTATAAACCTGTGGGTAAAGAATTGGAAGATTATGACCATATCGTTGTATATAAAGTGGCTAAGGATGGTAACTTGATCATCGTTTCAAATGGCAGATATAACAAAGAAACTGGAAAAGTTACGATAAATGGCGAAGCTAATGAAACCTATGCAATAGGCTTCGTGAAGAAAACTTTCGAAGATACCTCCAAACATCCATGGGCAGAAAAACAGATATCTGTACTCGCTTCAAAAGCCATTATAAGAGGAACGAGCGAAACATCCTTTTCTCCTCAAAAGAACGTTACGAGAGCCGACTTCTTGAAGCTGCTAGTAAATACTTTAGGTCTTAAAGCTGATATCCGTGAAAACTTTGATGATATCGCAGAAAATGCTCTTTACTATAACGAAGTCGCTATAGCCAAAGCACTGGGAATAACTTCAGGTTTAGGCAACAACAAATTTGACCCAAGTGCGCAAATTAACAGACAAGACATGATGGTAATGGTTTTGAAAGCGCTTCAAATCGCAGGTAAACCGTTGTTAGAAGGAAGTAAAGAGGATCTTCAGAAATTTAGCGACGCTGACAAGATCGCAAATTATGCACGAGATAGCGCAGCATCATTAATTCAAGATGGGATTATTACAGGAGATGGCGGCAAAATCAATCCAAATGGCAAGATGACAAGAGCTGAAGCGGCCGTCATATTGTACAGGATTTATAATCGGTAATTCCTTTTAACTGCGTAAACATTGCAGATTTTAATGAGAAGGGGTAGGTATATTTACATGGCTACGACTAAGAAAAAAATCTTTAGTTTGATGATTGCATGTTGTATGATTTCTACTTCATTATTTGTCCCTACATTTCATGCTCAAGCAGCAGCAAATGAAGAAGTACATTCTCTGAATAGAATCCAAGCGCAATTCTTTGTTTCACCAAATGGAAATGATAAAAACGATGGTTCATATGATAAGCCATTTGCAACGGTGCAAGCTGCAAGAGATGCCGTTCGAGCAATAAATAAGAACATGACAGGTGATATTTACGTCTTTATTGCCAAAGGCAAATATTATCTTGATCAAACGAT
Proteins encoded:
- a CDS encoding Gfo/Idh/MocA family protein, with translation MLNIGVIGYGVRIDMLMDDLFALPYEVQIKAVADPDHERVRALMRKDGSKEEMHQMGIDKIDGLLRSCEMNPDTITFYTDADDMLDNEKLDGVIVGTNCNTHTFFAQKVLNRNLPLFLEKPVATTMEDLRTLAECEAVATAPTVVSFPLRVTPLVQEVKRILDAGTIGKVEHVQAFNDVTYGFVYFHDWYRDESASNGLFLQKATHDIDVINYLLGEEPVNVCAMKSKQIYKGDMPAGLRCSECDKWETCMDSTYNIIHLRNDTPRSDYCGFAVDTGNEDSGSMIVNYASGMHVTYSQNFFARKKAGRRGARLYGYKGTVEFDFYTNEIKVFDHMSDKVTIVRLDDQGSRHGGGDIVLMRNFVHLMQGKTTESVAPLKDGIRSALVCLQAKAFSESDQFYPVTL
- a CDS encoding ABC transporter substrate-binding protein; this encodes MKKCSAILLSVTLLLTMLLAGCGQKDAGTTSESAESPAPAKEEVTELNFYMMNSPVNDFDRVMKKANEIIGKEMNAKLNLILVDSSTYAEKMNLMINSGDDWDLSFTANWGGINFFENAAKGAYADLTDLIPKYAPQTYSRIPEGLWEGVKVNGKIYGLVNYQQWGTAKREGFKFRSDLVDETGFDWKALKGMPTIEALEKIGPFLGDALAKHKGMIGFETSSIDSLFASNPLLWNMEAVGDTSIPGWINLDRSDKVINQFETEEFKKYTEIMRDWFNKGYVRKDGATVKDTSPDRKAAKFVAEKTGSWPDSIEYPGNPDASNMSMTKSAGNAPAVTVSTTRTMIPAGAASTAAIAINSGSKHIEKALQLVELLNTNDDLFRLITLGEEGVDYKYDENGKFTMIEGKYNFNFNEWQLGQSYSPDFKRANYDKNKDGEIQQATQKLVFEADKTAEISPVTGFVFDPTPVKTQVANCTAVTTELIPALSSGSVDPAKALPEFLKRLKTAGVDDIIKEKQAQYDAWKAKK
- a CDS encoding carbohydrate ABC transporter permease, giving the protein MLLKKLHFSKITIHLIFIALSLACILPLLLVVSISFTDEQSLMLDGYRFWPKEFSTAAYQYVFSGAGSILNAYAVTIFVTVVGTLLHLLITSMLSYSLTRPEVTHRRALTLFVYLPVLFNGGLVPQYILLTRILHLKDTIWVLIIVYLVSTINVLIMKNFFRTIPESLIESARIDGSGEIRTFFRIALPLSKPSLATIGLFVAIAYWNDWMTASLYIESPKLRPLQYLLQSLMNNIGYLQSNAQASQSMEAAIGMLPSEGARMATCVLAIGPIILLYPLLQKYFEKGLTIGAVKE
- a CDS encoding ABC transporter permease codes for the protein MKTITTPSRKGKSYRALRSARRQTPFYFMMAPGLIFITILFYIPMAGVIIAFKDYNARDGIFGSPWMDPLFKNFEFFFKSDAARTVTFNTLFYNLLEAVTVTLCALAIAILLSEVKNKVTSATYKGSILLPTFLSWIVIQYILFSLLSVDRGIINSTITANGGEAIYWYSEPSYWRFILPIAYLWKNVGYFSVLYVAAIAGINPDYYEAAQLDGASKWQRIKHITLPLLKPTIIVLSLLWVGKLFNGGLGDWNGFYTLPNDAGALYPATDVIDTLVFRSLKKVNDYGMASAVGLYQAVVGFFLVLISNYIIKKKDPDNALF
- a CDS encoding AraC family transcriptional regulator, whose protein sequence is MKLAYKIKNRSTSFLRKAFFSFLIITIIMTVLLTTFLTLTYLRTTNALISRYNDKLIAQSNYSITYLDESAKRLGQALYSDNHITEFLNMNEHDERVALLASRVIDKHFLTLKDIDSVYLYNAGLDLFYSSRSGERKSASEFSNQAIANLLTDKDFVAAYRGRPIVASVDEATQSANVCSYILFEPGATAAGLKNAIVVNIQTKALTNSIQAINRSDAVPETSFLVVDANGSILSMALSPEFGHDMSEVRALSRKAQELDGSSNQVRKIDGIRYLVSSSKSNANNWYIMGVTPVKKIFKDVITASIVSVGIAVAVFIFCAVICLFLARRLNSPIQAITKMINGEAPDRSDPLVSQTEEFQVILSVFESMKEQNSQLDKIMRETGYAAKQDFLNALLSESTTYSMKTVQSKLQDLQLDYIVSNQLCMCLFKIDNYSEFMSRNSQKERWALRYAIVNIATEITENYGKCEIFSCDSDKFVMLMDCDHVSQYKVLQDEVERILREIQWNTQKYLHISLSMAYSTMFQGLEHLPSMYNNMKGSILLKMRYGHGCIITPYMIDEINTDDFHVSVKKEEQLIEKVLEGDDKEASVIYQSISQQLYQYTYNEVLFSIVHLIYRIYSGVLSKMPAIKDNQDITLQAFLLYIQHAEVGEDIDRLMNSFLQKLSNEVTAIKNTSSSNDFLMQRILGMVEQEYANTELCLSSIAEKLRLSPNYVGHLFKAAHGQSIAQYIFDFRMQKLDEYMRNTKLSLSTIIEKVGLERNNYFYTRFKKHFGMSLSEYKIQLGQDIDRD
- a CDS encoding S-layer homology domain-containing protein — encoded protein: MRQRISVILAVILCIAILPVSGFAASANLKATYDKGVVAIDGKGFEASKDYIVRVVDQGNETLKAMGQVHANANGVITGSITTGALGKVEEHVVYVNGMDGPLVSSATLNGKVDPNPPKPDPKPDPTPKPDPTPSQEPTIKDGYISYTQVKPDKDGNVKVEMKDGHVDSALNHAPTDERGVKQIVIQIETTGNVKQHTITIPVGKIAAKSEQIDVTVSTGFGDIVLTHDAMKSMAKNINSKVNVVITPMDKSRLSSIASETIGNRTGVHVSLFQEGKPVGADIKIAIDYKPVGKELEDYDHIVVYKVAKDGNLIIVSNGRYNKETGKVTINGEANETYAIGFVKKTFEDTSKHPWAEKQISVLASKAIIRGTSETSFSPQKNVTRADFLKLLVNTLGLKADIRENFDDIAENALYYNEVAIAKALGITSGLGNNKFDPSAQINRQDMMVMVLKALQIAGKPLLEGSKEDLQKFSDADKIANYARDSAASLIQDGIITGDGGKINPNGKMTRAEAAVILYRIYNR